In the Clostridium sp. 'White wine YQ' genome, CAGTCCATGGAGCACCTGAAGAATTTATCAATACAGGCGATAAACCAGATAACACATGTGATTGTATTTCTCCTACATCCACACCATTATAGTTAACATCATGGCCATTTAATAAATTTATTGTTTGTGATACCATTTCCATATGACTTAATTCTTCTGCACCTATATCTAAAAATAAATCTTTTATTGCTTGATCCTTTACTCTAAAGCTTTGTGATATATATTGTAAAGCTGCTTTTAATTCCCCGTTGGCACCACCTAATTGTTCTTGCATCAATACAGCATATTGGGGATTTGGTTTCTCTACTCTAACGTCTCTTAGTAACTTCTTTTCATGCTTAAACATTTATACACCTCCCACACATATCATGTATTCTATATTAGTTTTTCTATTTTTTAATAATATATACATTAATAAAAAAACAGCTGGTATAGGGCTTAAGTT is a window encoding:
- a CDS encoding manganese catalase family protein, translating into MFKHEKKLLRDVRVEKPNPQYAVLMQEQLGGANGELKAALQYISQSFRVKDQAIKDLFLDIGAEELSHMEMVSQTINLLNGHDVNYNGVDVGEIQSHVLSGLSPVLINSSGAPWTANYVTVTGDLVADLLSNIASEQRAKVVYEYLYRQINDKYVKETIDFLLNREEAHNALFREALNRVKDTGSNKDFGVTEDSKLYFDLSTPGKYFDSPEVKKPEFV